The following proteins come from a genomic window of Aptenodytes patagonicus chromosome 21, bAptPat1.pri.cur, whole genome shotgun sequence:
- the HTR1D gene encoding 5-hydroxytryptamine receptor 1D, translating into MTQYNHSAELSLQSSANKSLNFTETPLALDERTLLGLKVSLSVLLSVITLATILANVFVVITIFLTRKLHTPANYLIGSLAVTDLLVSVLVMPISIAYTVTHTWAFGQVFCDIWLSSDITCCTASILHLCVIALDRYWAITDALEYAKRRTAGRAALMIAVVWMISISISVPPFFWRQVKAHEEIAKCTVNTDQISYTIYSTCGAFYIPTVLLLILYGRIYVAARSRILKPPSLYGKRFTTAHLITGSAGSSLCSINASLHEGHSHSGGSPIFINHVKIKLADSVLERKRISAARERKATKTLGIILGAFIFCWLPFFVMSLVLPICQDACWFHPILLDFFTWLGYLNSLINPVIYTAFNEEFKQAFQKLIHFKKCSS; encoded by the coding sequence ATGACTCAGTATAACCATTCAGCAGAGCTCTCTCTCCAGAGCTCAGCAAATAAGTCATTAAACTTCACTGAAACACCACTGGCTTTGGATGAAAGGACACTATTAGGGCTGAAGGTTTCACTGTCAGTCCTTCTGTCTGTTATAACTTTGGCAACAATCCTtgcaaatgtttttgttgttattacaaTTTTTCTGACTAGAAAGCTCCACACACCTGCAAATTACCTCATTGGCTCCCTGGCAGTGACTGATCTCTTAGTGTCTGTCCTAGTAATGCCCATCAGTATTGCTTACACTGTCACCCACACATGGGCCTTTGGCCAAGTGTTTTGTGATATCTGGTTATCATCAGACATCACGTGCTGCACAGCCTCAATCCTACACCTCTGTGTTATTGCACTGGACAGATACTGGGCTATCACAGATGCTTTGGAATATGCCAAACGCCGGACCGCTGGCCGAGCAGCACTCATGATTGCCGTGGTCTGGATGATATCTATTAGTATTTCTGTGCCACCATTTTTCTGGAGGCAAGTGAAAGCTCATGAAGAAATTGCAAAGTGTACTGTGAACACAGATCAAATTTCCTACACAATTTATTCCACTTGTGGAGCTTTCTACATCCCGACTGTGCTCCTCCTGATACTGTACGGTAGAATTTATGTAGCAGCTCGATCCAGGATTCTGAAGCCACCCTCATTATATGGGAAACGTTTTACTACTGCACACCTGATTACCGGCTCTGCTGGGTCTTCCCTCTGCTCCATTAATGCTAGCCTTCATGAAGGGCATTCCCATTCAGGTGGATCCCCAATATTTATCaatcatgttaaaataaaacttgcagATAGTGtcctggaaaggaaaagaatttctGCTGCAAGAGAAAGGAAGGCCACCAAAACTTTAGGCATTATTCTGGgagctttcattttctgctggCTGCCTTTTTTTGTCATGTCCCTAGTCCTACCAATCTGCCAAGATGCTTGTTGGTTTCATCCCATCCTACTGGACTTTTTTACATGGTTAGGTTACTTAAACTCGTTGATCAATCCAGTCATTTATACAGcttttaatgaagaatttaaaCAGGCTTTCCAAAAACTAATACATTTCAAAAAGTGTTCGTCTTGA